The Rhizoctonia solani chromosome 1, complete sequence sequence TGGTAAGTTTGAAGACGAAGTTGCTGCCATATTTAATATCTGTTATCATACATGTATCGTAGCTTGTAAGCGCAGCGTTCGCATTCGCCCAACCGCTCCAATTGGATGCAGATCCAAGCCGTGGTCAAAAGAAGTCTGGCAGCGCTCGTGCGAAAACTCAGACCCCTCAGACAGAAAATCTCATCTCTTATGATGAAGTTCAGAAGCACAACACTCGTGAGAGTTGTTGGGTTGTTATACGGGGCCAAGTGCGTAACTCATTTGTATTATAGAGCTTTCGACTAACGCGAAGGCCTGATCAAGGTCTACGAGTAAGTAAAGGTAGATAAATTACAAAACATCGAATTTATCCTTTTGATTAGCATTACTGACTTTATTCCTAAACACCCGGTGGTATCAAACCTATTGTGGCCAACGCCGGTACGGATGCGACGTGGGTCTCCCCTGTCATTACTGGGGGGTCAGCCCTGATCTCCTTAATTACAGAGAAATATACGAATCCATCCATGCCAAAGGTCTTATTGAGAAGATGCTCAAGCCTTCGCAGCATATCGGAGCGCTCGATCCATCAACAGCCCCCGCGCCGAACCCCGAAATAGAGGTAGAAGAGGAGCGAATCGCTAACGCACGCGCCAAACTCCCACCTCTCTCACACGTCCTCAATTTAAATGAGTTTGAAGAACTTGCTGAGACCGTCTTGAGCAAAACCGCATGGTCCTATTATCGCTCTGCTGCCGATGACGAATATGGTGGGTCCCGGATCGGCTTTCTTACCACCATGAAATATTGAGCTATATGTCTCCTAGCACATATGAACAATGCACTAGCGTTTCGAAGGTACTGGTTCCGCCCTCGAGTGCTTCGTGGAACCAAGACAGTAGACACATCGTGCGAGATTTTAGGCGTCCAGAGCGCTCTTCCGATATTTGTTTCTCCTGCTGCCATGGCCGGACTGGGCAATCCCGCTGGCGAGGTAAATATTACCAAGGGTGCGGGGAAGACCGGCATTATCCAAGGAGTAAGTCCTAATTCCCCTTACCCTGAGGTGCTTTGGCTTATCTCGAGCGAAGATATCTAGTAACGCATCCTGCACGATTGATGAAATTGCTGCCGCGCGAACTGATCCAGAGAAACAGCCGTTGTTCTTCCAGGTAAGTTCCGCAACTTCAGCATAGGCGCCAACCCAATTTTAAGCATTGTGTAGCTCTATGTTGCATCGGATCGTGCTAAATCGGTGCAAACAATTAAACGCGTTGAAGAATTGGGCTATCGTGCCATATTCTTCACGGTCGATGCCCCGGTATTAGGGAATCGGGAGTTGGACCAACGCAACAGATCTGGACTACTTGACGTGAGTTGTTTGTGATTGTACCGCATACAATGACCTTTGAGCTTTGAGTAGGCAGGAGATGACGACGAAGAGGGCCAGAAAGGCGGTGTTGCGAGCACTATAGATGGATATTTCGACACAGACATCGATTGGTCTACCTTAAAGTGGCTTAAGGTATATCTATCCATGACTCCATGCTGCACTAGTTTCTGATAGCCCACAGACGGTCACGAAACTCCCAATTATTTTAAAAGGAGTACAAACGGTGGAAGACGTTGAGTTGGCCGCCGAGCATGGTGTACAAGCCGTACTCTTGAGCAATCACGGAGGCAGGCAATTGGACTAGTATGTCTAAGCTCTTGTGGCATGTGTGACTCAGGACTAAATCATATTAAGTGCTCCTGCTGGGATTGACGTCCTATACGAACTTCGCCAAAAGCGCCCTGATCTGTTCGATAAAGTAGAGGTTTACGTTGATGGCGGAGTTCGTCGTGGCACCGATGTCCTCAAAGCACTGTGTTTGGGCGCCAAAGGTGTTGGATTGGGGCGGACGTTCTTGTTCGCCAACGGAACATATGGTACGTGGCTACTTGTGCCAGGTCTGGTATTCTGATACAATTCTGACGCATCGAATAGGAGAGAAGGGCGTTGTCAAGGCCGTGCGCATATTGCGTAACGAGATTGAAACCGGGATGAGACTTCTGGGTGCAACAAGTTTGGATCAATTGCGGCCTGAAATGGTGGAACGAGCGCCGTTTGTTGAGATACCATCGGGCCTATATCGCTCGCGACCAGAGTAAATACAAATATCGACCAACAATGAACTGATACCAGAATCAAGTCTGTGTCGTACGAGGGGCTCGTTGCCTTTGTTAACCACGAAAATGCTTTTGCTTGCCAACGAGCCGCGTCTAGGAACCAAGGAAGCACATGCTCGAACCCTGAGCTATGCAGATCACGGGGGCTACAAATATCTTCGGAATCAGACGTAGCAATCGCAAGGCTTGGACTTGACCGCGTTCACGTCACTCATGTAAGTGTTATCAGTCCTCAAAGAGACGCAGGACTGACCATTTATCGCAGTTCCCGACCCCCCTCTACCCTCTCCTAATTTTTTTCTTCGGGCTGTGCCCTTTTTTTCTTAGTTAGCGCTCTGGTAGCATTCCCGTTTTTCACGATGCGTTATTCGACTCTTTTCGCCTCTGTTTCGTATCCTCTTCTTGCCCTGGCGGCCCCAATGAAGTACCCCCGTGCTGCCAGTGCAAACGACATCACCGTTCTCAGTGGGTGTTTTTTCTTCAACGAGTTTATGCGCGCTTAACGCTTTCTTTATAGAGTTTGCCAATGTTCTGGAACAACTAGAGACGGAATTCTACAAGCAAGCCCTGGCCAAGTTCAAGGAGTCCGACTTTACTGCTGCCGGTTTCGTCTCAGCTTCTGTGCCAGTCGAGCAATTCAATTCCATTGCAACGGATGAAGCCACGCACACTAGTACCCTTGCCTCCGTACTACGCTCTCTCGGCCAGGAGCCTGTGTCAGGATGCAATTTCGACTTCAACGCAGCGCTTGCCGACGTCAAAACGATGGCCGCAGTTGCACGCCTTGTAGAGAATGTTGGTGTATCGGCATATCTCGGAGGGGCAGCCCTGATCGATGACCGACAAATTCTCGTCGCTGCTGGCACAATTCTAACCGACGAGGCTCGTCACCAAACCGTCTTAAACATGCTCAACGGCGGAGTTGCAATTCCAGCGGCGTTCGACGTTGCCCTGGCCCCCTCTCAAGTCTTGGCTATTGCTGGTGGCTTTATCTCGGATGCGACCTTGGTATCCCAGGTTAGTTTATTTTCCACCATTTAGAGGGATCTATTTGAACGGAATTGGCAGCCAACCCCGTACTCAAGGTGACCAACACCGGAGCGGTTGCCCCTGGAACGACTCTCACATTCGACTCTCCTGCACTGGCGGGTCTCGATCGGGCAACTCTTTCCTGCCAAATGATGACGGGAGGCGTCGCCAGTGCCGCTGTCTTCCCTATAGATCAATGTGTTGTCCCTCAAGGTCTTGAAGGCCCGGTCTACATTTATATCACCAATTCGACCCAACCTCTGCTGAATAGTCAACAAAACCAGAATGTGGCGTCGATTGTTGCGGGGCCTACAGGCGCTTTCATTGATACTCGCCAAGAGAGTGCAAGCTCATTGTTCAAATCCGGGGGGCAGTTGAACTCTGGGTCTACTACCTCAACTATTACCCCAGAACAGGCTAGCCAGATTGCAGGCGGAGGGCAAGCTGGGTAAGCATCTTAGTTCAACAGGTTTTGTGGTTGCATAGGCTAACCAGACCGCTTGTAGTGGACCTGCTGCTCCTGCACCAACTCCTACACCCGCCGCGGGCGCACCCCCTGCACCTAGTGCACCTGCAGCCGGCGCACCTCCCTCGAGTGGCGGTTCGACTACTTCTAGTGCCGCCTCATCACCTACACCTGCTGCCGGCGCCGCCCCGACACCATCTGCGGAACAGTCAAATTCCGCTGGGGGGTGAGTATACATTCAACCGCACCATATAACGTTATCTCACCTTACTTTTAGACCGGCAATAGTTATTGGTTTTACGACACGAGGAGCTTAGACGAAACACTTAGTTTGTCTCTTGATATGTCTAGATTAGAAAAATTGACCACGGGCATGGTTGATTTAATGCATCGTGTTTGAATCGTTTTTAGTCTTTCCCTTTCTGTTCTTCTGGGTATTGTGTCGTATCACTCATACCATCGATTATACTTTCATATCACCCTGAATACTTGGCGTGAGGCCGATGAATCAATCCGATCCGAGGAGTGTCATAAAGACAACGGAGCTCGTATATTACGAACTTAAAACTGATATGAGTACACTGTGTATAAACCGGAAAAGATATTGACCGTGAAAAACGTGAGCGAGAAAAGGGGCACGAGAGCTTATTCAGTATGTTTTAAGTCGTGCTTCGAGTTCGAATCGTGCGGACTTGATGTCCGTTGAGCCATCGAGGGTCGTACTCCATCAAGTTTATGGTCAATGACCTGGTCTCCGAAGAGTTCATCCATTTCCTCCAAGGTTTTACTTGACATCAAATTAGTAGAGATGATGATCGAATGAAGTGCGTTTTCTTACCCTTTAGTTTCTGGGAAGAACAGGAGGACCATGATGAACGAGAATACGTTCAGGCAGACAAAGAGCAAGTAGTACTTCCATGCCGAGTTCTCCAGGCCTGTACGCGTCTATTGAAAACACCGATCATATCTTTTGGAAGGTAAGCTTACCAATGGGACTCGTTTGGCCGAACAATACATTAAAGGCCCAGTTTGTGCAAGTAGCCGCAGACACACCCATTGCTCGCGTGCTAGTATAGTTGTTAATATTGTGGGGCTAGAGGTGCAAACAAAGGAGTGCGTACCGCATAGGGAAGATTTCTGCGACATATGTCCAAGCGATCGGACCGTAGCTGACGGAGAATACAGATGTTGCGATAAAGAACATTGCCACACCAGCACCTTGCGCCGCTTTATTGGGGTTAGGAGAATCAGGGGGGTACTAGGCAATCTCTCAGTAGTTGACGGGACCCTAGATTCGGGAATGTATGCGTACCGAAGCGTTGATAGCGGTTTCAACAGCCAAGCAAGCGGCGAGCATGAATGATCCGAAGAGTAGTGGTTTCTTACGGCCTACGCGGTCGACAAGGAAAATAATAAAGAACAGATTCCAGATGGGCCTTTTGTAGAGATTAGCCTCATTGGTGGGTAAAAGTAGAGGCAAACTTACCCAACAACTCCATAGATGGACTGGATCAGAAGTGGATCGGAAATACCGAGAGCACGATACATGCGCGGTCCTGTGCTTGATTTAGTGTACGTTTATTTCACATAGCGGATCAACTCACCATAACTAAAAGAAAGTTACACAAAATGAGGAAATAGTAGCATTCAACACCATATTCCGCCACAGAGACAGTACCACTTACTAGTTGATTACGTTGATACCAGTGAACTATAATATCATGTCAGCATATGGTCAAACTGACTTGTGATTCACGACTACCTGGCCGAATGCCTGCACACCACATGCAATAAGAGTTCGCTTTAACATCGGCTTGGTATTCACTAGGTCCATGATATTGCTGGATTTCATGTCCTTCTCGATGCGAATTTGCTAAATCCCAATGTATGAGTAATAGCCTATCCAACGAATGAGAAACAACTTACTTCACAGATCTCAGCAAACTCTCCGTCAAGCCATTCCCGATTCTCCCCATCAAAGTGAAGCTTCTCGAGAACACGGTACGCTTCCTCCTCACGACCTTGGGCAACTAACCACCTAAAGACCATCATATATATGAACAAACATATTTCTCCGCGCATGGGGATATGATTTGGCCTACCTGggagaaaatgggaaaacGAACTAAGACAAATCGTGAGATAGTATAGAAAGGTCATGTATAGGTTACATACCATTCCGAAGAAAAGAATCACAGCAGGCCCCATCTGAAGACCAAGCGGCAGACGCCAAGCAGCAATTCCATGGATTCCCTTGTCACATCCATACGTGACCCAGTTCGCAACAATGAAACCGAACCCACTGTAGATGGTAATAATTATTCAGCTCTCAAGGTTAAACTCTGCATGATGGCAAGATTCTCACAGCATTTGTTGGAAAGTTCCGGCCATAAACCCACGCCACTTCGGGTGCGAAATTTCAACTTGATAAAGGGGAGTGATCATACTCAAGACCCCGATGGCAAGGCCAGCAATACTATGGGGCGAAGGGTTAACTATTCTAGGATACACTGAGTAATGGTATGCAGCTGCTTACATGCGTCCGGCGATCAGCATTCCGATATTGACCGCTACACATTGCAACAAACACCTGCCAATGGAAGTATTTAGAACCTCAATACTTCAAATTGATAATGACGGAGCTAGCGCACCCAACTACTGCAATCAAACTACCAAACTGGATGGTTCTCTTGCGGCCAATGTGATCCGCGAACCATGCTGCGGATGCGGCTCCGATGAAGCACCCGCCAGCCAGTGTGGAAACTACGGCTCCGACCAAATCTTCCGACGGACTGTCAAAGTACTACAAAAATCCATTACTATTAACTTCCAAAGTAGCAAAACGGGACGTGCTTACCTCTAGGAAGTACTGGTTCTCCAGGACATTTGTGATTACACCACTATCATAGCCAAACAACTGAAAACCTCCGGAGTGAGAACTTCGTATACAAAAGCACACTGCGGGGTACTTACGAATCCTCCAATAGCTGCAAAAACAGCCAGCGAAACGTTATAGACTGTGGTGCAGTAAATTTCCAGTGAGCTGATGCTCAGTCAACTCTAACACGAGAATCCAAACTTACACATCCCCATATTGAAGAGGCACAGTGAGCACTGAAAATTGCGGTCACAAAACACTCGCGCCCTTCAGAATCTCCCTCTCCTTACGCCAATAGTTTATATAAGTACACTTCGGCAACTTGCCCTGGGGACTCTAATGCACGCTTGGTACCTCCATTAAGAAGCACAACGGACTAGTGACTATTTGGGGCAACTAGACTGTTCTTGTTGATATTTAATCACTAATTCCGTGGTCCGGGCCGTTTTGTGCCACCCGGCTGCCCGCTTTGGGTCACTCCCGGGGAAACGTCGGTATTACACTTCTACGCATTTGCCAGAATAGCTATGAATTGGCTTTAATGCCCCCTTATTTCCACTGAAGAGCCTATAGGAACTCAACCCGCGCTATTCATACTTATGGCCAATAACCTACCGAAGTATCCAACCTGCCATTATTGGTCGAATGTTATGTGTCAAGTGGCTTGGCGAAAGTTGAATAAGCAGCTATACAGATTACATCACAAGATATGTTCGGGGAGCAGTAAGGAACCTATTTTTTTATCCTGCTTACAGGCTGGACATCATGATACTTGATCCGTCAAAGAATCAGCTTCGTCGTCTTAATTCCGTAGTACCGGGAAGCCAATCTCAGCGTTCGCTCCCATTAAGACTGTATGCTTTGGTAAGGCTCAGTAGCATCGCTGCATAACGTGTCGAGCGATCGGACACCAAGTTAGCAAACTGCTCGGGCTCGCTACCTGCCCAGATTCTCTGGCTTTCATGCGGCGGGAACCACAAAAACAAGTGATACTAGTTTTCGGCAGAAGAGTGAAGGCAGTTCTCGTCTAGTCACTCAATTTCACCGCGCGTGTAGCGGATAATCCTACAATGAGTAACTCCTAGTATTATTGTTATATGACCTCCTTGATATCATATTCGACTCCACTATAATGTTCCTAAGTCTTCCAAGTAACTCTTGCATAGTTCTTGAGCAGCATGTAGGAAGCACATGCATAAGATCGAATGCCGGtagatttttttttttaaaaaaaaggaaacggCCAATAAATCCCTGAATCTAGCTAATAATTTTGGTGGCCCTACAATATATAGCGTTTACAATTTCAGCCTATACAGCAACTTCGCTGGCAAATGATATGTGTATTGAGGGTTCTAGTGATTCTATCAATATTATACGCAAGGCTGCACGTGAGGCGTATATGTGGCACTTCCATTAGAGAAAATACTGTTATCACTTTCAAGCGGGTATCTCTAAGCTTGAACATCTGATCAACTCTTACATGTTGATACCAATCAGCtcgaattttgtaatatagtcTTTACGACTAAACGGTAGAAACAGCTACAAATGGATGCTAACTCAGAAACCTCCCAGTGCAGAAATGATGCTCCTTGCTTTGGATTCTGCTGCGTCGTAACGGTCTGGGTAGGCAGAGACCTGGACAGCCTGTGCTAATTGACCAGGAGTCATGCTTGAAGTCGCAACCCTTACAGCCTTATCGATGAATGCATTTGTTGCGTGCGTAACGTCTAAGCAAAGGGACGAAGGTGTGCACCACCCTTGTGAGGGACGTTGTTGGAAAACTCCAAGACTGTCGCGATCACCACAGTTCACTATTGCATACGTCAGCTACACCCCGCTACGGTAATACTACGACTTACAATTGTTAACACTGGGGTAGAGATATTATCAGCTTAGCAGTCAATTAGACAATATATGTGCTCACTGAGATTCCACCCATCCGGTTTCAAAAAGTGCGAGCATCAACCTTTGACTTGCATTGCGGCTCTTCGCAACGTTACGGATCGTCGTGGCAACAGATCTAAGTGAATACCAATAAGAATAACGAACTTCATAGGTTATAAGTTTATTAACCTGTTCCAGTCTGCGGGGATGGTGCAACCTGATGCAAGAGATGCAAGCCCAAGCACAGCACCAAAGCTGACGAATTTCATTGTGAGAATATGAGAAGCAATAATAAGAGGTGGGAGGTTGGTATAAAACAACCAGGGCTTTGAAGGGCATTTTATACTTTTTCATAGTCAATTATTTCGGGTGAACAACTCCCTGGCGGCGGGATTGCACATGGTATCCGTAGTGTCACCGACTCCTTGTCGGGTGAGATGCCTCCTCGCGTAGTCGCTTCACCTGACAGACTGCGTTCCTAAGGACGTCCTTTCATATGGACTTTTACACAATGGTGATTCACATCATCGGTTGTATGCTTCTTGCGAGTATTTTTTATGCATTTTGATGGTGATCGACGGTGGATGTATGCTTCCCATCAAATGCCATCAATAACCCATGACATTCTATCAAGGCAAGATTCGACACCCTCAACTTCTCGACGACGTTTGCATATGGTACATATCATGGGTCGTAATTTCATGGGAGCTTTTGTTGAGAGAAATTTCGACGATGTGTGCAGGCCGGACGAACGTGGGGCTACCTCGTGGGCCGACATTGTCGTCATGTGAAAAGTAGAATATCGGTGGACACTTAGAACAATTGGGACCAAGATTTAACCCTTATAAGTTGCCAGCAATTTCTAATCTTGCGCCCGTTTGAGACCTTAGTTACATGAATGTTAGTCGTTTTCTGtatgtatatgcgctatcGTTGCCTTAGTTTCCCGCTTTAATTTATTGAAAACGATTGGCGTGCCAAAGGGAAAAGCACGTCTCATAGATGGAACTTAAAGCTTCACTTTTAGAAGATATCTTTGGGCTATTTAGACGGACAATCCAAGCATCATGTTAAAGGGCATCAAATACTAGCCTAAGTAGTACGAATTACAAAAGAAGTAGGCCAATAGATAACCTAGCGATAAAACACGGCAG is a genomic window containing:
- a CDS encoding FMN-dependent alpha-hydroxy acid dehydrogenase — its product is MSNSYQPNTSFILKAVEDVVYEDRPVPECKFTPRRPVKLQDNEVLVEVKKTGICGSDVHYLTHGRIGDFVVNAPMVLGHESSGIVYKIGSKVKDLKPGDQVALEPGQSCATCEYCKSGRYHLCADMVFAATPPYDGTLARYYKLRSDIAYKLPPNMSLEDGAMIEPTAVAVHSVSTLAKFQPEQSIAVFGAGPVGILCMAVAKALGARRIVAIDIAPHRLEFAKNYAATDAFLPPKMEEGESKPAYSARAAALLKKEFGLSDRGDNSVDVVIDASGAEVCVQMGFHIIRVGGTYVQVGMGPDAQVPFGVMMVKELTVRGSFRYGPGDYQLAIALVSQGKVDLKPLVTHRFEFTDAVAAFNTTKTGKGPDGKGVIKAIINGPKSLFEEFHTSIMLSRSVLRTGTRLASHRTIHSSTRSVRSSNFYATAATAALLVSAAFAFAQPLQLDADPSRGQKKSGSARAKTQTPQTENLISYDEVQKHNTRESCWVVIRGQVYDITDFIPKHPVVSNLLWPTPVRMRQIYESIHAKGLIEKMLKPSQHIGALDPSTAPAPNPEIEVEEERIANARAKLPPLSHVLNLNEFEELAETVLSKTAWSYYRSAADDEYAHMNNALAFRRYWFRPRVLRGTKTVDTSCEILGVQSALPIFVSPAAMAGLGNPAGEVNITKGAGKTGIIQGISSNASCTIDEIAAARTDPEKQPLFFQLYVASDRAKSVQTIKRVEELGYRAIFFTVDAPVLGNRELDQRNRSGLLDAGDDDEEGQKGGVASTIDGYFDTDIDWSTLKWLKTVTKLPIILKGVQTVEDVELAAEHGVQAVLLSNHGGRQLDYAPAGIDVLYELRQKRPDLFDKVEVYVDGGVRRGTDVLKALCLGAKGVGLGRTFLFANGTYGEKGVVKAVRILRNEIETGMRLLGATSLDQLRPEMVERAPFVEIPSGLYRSRPE
- a CDS encoding Sugar (and other) transporter; protein product: MGMFYNVSLAVFAAIGGFLFGYDSGVITNVLENQYFLEYFDSPSEDLVGAVVSTLAGGCFIGAASAAWFADHIGRKRTIQFGSLIAVVGCLLQCVAVNIGMLIAGRIIAGLAIGVLSMITPLYQVEISHPKWRGFMAGTFQQMLGFGFIVANWVTYGCDKGIHGIAAWRLPLGLQMGPAVILFFGMFVFPFSPRWLVAQGREEEAYRVLEKLHFDGENREWLDGEFAEICEQIRIEKDMKSSNIMDLVNTKPMLKRTLIACGVQAFGQFTGINVINYYGPRMYRALGISDPLLIQSIYGVVGPIWNLFFIIFLVDRVGRKKPLLFGSFMLAACLAVETAINASYPPDSPNPNKAAQGAGVAMFFIATSVFSVSYGPIAWTYVAEIFPMRTRAMGVSAATCTNWAFNVLFGQTSPIGLENSAWKYYLLFVCLNVFSFIMVLLFFPETKGKTLEEMDELFGDQVIDHKLDGVRPSMAQRTSSPHDSNSKHDLKHTE
- a CDS encoding cytochrome b2 (L-lactate ferricytochrome C oxidoreductase) protein; amino-acid sequence: MRYSTLFASVSYPLLALAAPMKYPRAASANDITVLKFANVLEQLETEFYKQALAKFKESDFTAAGFVSASVPVEQFNSIATDEATHTSTLASVLRSLGQEPVSGCNFDFNAALADVKTMAAVARLVENVGVSAYLGGAALIDDRQILVAAGTILTDEARHQTVLNMLNGGVAIPAAFDVALAPSQVLAIAGGFISDATLVSQVTNTGAVAPGTTLTFDSPALAGLDRATLSCQMMTGGVASAAVFPIDQCVVPQGLEGPVYIYITNSTQPLLNSQQNQNVASIVAGPTGAFIDTRQESASSLFKSGGQLNSGSTTSTITPEQASQIAGGGQAGGPAAPAPTPTPAAGAPPAPSAPAAGAPPSSGGSTTSSAASSPTPAAGAAPTPSAEQSNSAGGPAIVIGFTTRGA